A window of the Nisaea acidiphila genome harbors these coding sequences:
- a CDS encoding branched-chain amino acid ABC transporter permease, which produces MLSLFRTGLPAYVMLAALAFLAALPFISEWVDNAFLMDLFLRLMVLAIAAVSLNLILGYGGMVSFGHAAYLVIGAYAVGIPAYYGIYDGFTHIVIAVLGSAIVALLTGAIALRTKGVYFIMITMAFAQMVFFTFVSIEEYGGDDGLVIDQRSEFAGLLDIEDGLTFYYFVLVSLVLALGLVHRIVHSRFGMVISGAKGNERRMQAIGFPTYRYRLVCYVISGALCGYAGALLGNFTYFITPEMGDWVHSGELIFMVVLGGAGSLFGPVLGTAVFVLLEEYLSRFTQYWHFPFGAMLILVVIFTRGGVNGMFRWLGARIGLGAKS; this is translated from the coding sequence ATGTTATCTCTTTTCCGGACGGGCCTTCCGGCCTACGTCATGCTCGCGGCTCTGGCTTTCCTGGCCGCGCTGCCTTTCATTTCCGAGTGGGTCGACAACGCCTTCCTGATGGATCTGTTCCTGCGCCTGATGGTCCTCGCCATCGCGGCGGTGAGCCTGAACCTGATCCTCGGCTATGGCGGCATGGTGAGCTTCGGTCACGCGGCCTATCTCGTGATCGGCGCCTATGCGGTCGGCATCCCGGCCTATTACGGGATCTATGACGGCTTTACTCATATCGTCATTGCGGTCCTCGGTTCGGCCATCGTCGCCTTGCTGACCGGCGCCATCGCGCTGCGTACCAAGGGCGTCTATTTCATCATGATCACCATGGCCTTCGCCCAGATGGTGTTCTTCACCTTCGTCTCGATCGAGGAATATGGCGGCGACGACGGCCTCGTGATCGACCAGCGCAGCGAGTTTGCCGGACTGCTCGATATCGAGGACGGTCTGACCTTCTATTACTTCGTTCTCGTTTCCCTCGTGCTGGCGCTCGGACTGGTGCACCGCATTGTGCATTCCCGCTTCGGCATGGTGATCTCAGGCGCCAAGGGGAACGAGCGCAGGATGCAGGCAATCGGCTTCCCGACCTATCGCTACCGCCTCGTCTGCTATGTGATCTCCGGAGCGCTCTGCGGTTATGCGGGCGCGCTGCTCGGCAACTTCACCTATTTCATCACTCCGGAGATGGGCGACTGGGTGCACTCGGGAGAGCTGATCTTCATGGTCGTGCTCGGCGGCGCCGGAAGCCTCTTCGGCCCCGTGCTCGGCACCGCCGTTTTCGTACTGCTCGAGGAATACCTTTCCCGATTTACCCAGTACTGGCACTTCCCCTTCGGGGCGATGCTGATCCTCGTGGTCATCTTCACCCGGGGCGGGGTCAACGGCATGTTCCGCTGGCTCGGCGCGCGGATCGGACTCGGAGCAAAGTCATGA
- a CDS encoding ABC transporter ATP-binding protein, with product MSGAFLEVRDLYKNYGGIAATDHVDLDVRESELHAIIGPNGAGKTTLISQLSGEVPPDGGRVRFGGRDITTTPAYKRSLLGLARSFQITSLMLDMTVLENVALAVQAHAGHSFRFWRPARSETGLTGPAMEALAAVDLADRAHDVARAMSHGEHRQLEIAMALATRPKLLLLDEPMAGMGVEESQRMVEILRGLKGEKTMLLIEHDMDAVFTLADRISVLVYGRVIATGTPEEIRNDEAVRQAYLGDEVA from the coding sequence ATGAGCGGCGCGTTCCTCGAGGTCCGGGACCTCTACAAGAACTATGGCGGGATCGCCGCGACCGATCATGTCGACCTCGATGTACGGGAATCGGAGCTGCATGCCATCATCGGACCGAACGGCGCCGGCAAGACGACGCTGATCTCCCAGCTCTCCGGCGAGGTGCCGCCGGATGGCGGGCGGGTCCGCTTCGGCGGCCGGGACATCACGACGACCCCTGCCTACAAGCGATCCCTGCTCGGGCTCGCCCGCTCCTTCCAGATCACCAGCCTGATGCTCGATATGACCGTGCTGGAGAATGTGGCGCTCGCCGTGCAGGCGCATGCGGGCCATTCCTTCCGTTTCTGGAGACCGGCACGATCGGAGACCGGGCTGACCGGACCGGCGATGGAGGCGCTTGCCGCTGTTGATCTGGCCGACAGGGCACATGACGTGGCGCGGGCAATGTCTCACGGCGAGCACCGCCAGCTCGAAATCGCGATGGCGCTGGCGACCCGCCCTAAGCTGCTGCTGCTGGACGAGCCGATGGCGGGCATGGGCGTGGAGGAAAGCCAGCGCATGGTCGAGATCCTGCGCGGTCTCAAGGGCGAAAAGACGATGCTGCTGATCGAGCACGATATGGACGCGGTCTTCACCCTGGCGGACCGGATTTCGGTGCTTGTCTATGGCCGGGTGATCGCCACCGGGACGCCGGAGGAGATCCGCAACGACGAGGCCGTGCGTCAGGCCTATCTCGGCGACGAGGTGGCGTGA
- the leuA gene encoding 2-isopropylmalate synthase: MNQMHIEKYQAYQPVNLPDRTWPSKIIDHAPTWCSVDLRDGNQALIDPMDSARKHRMFKTLVEMGFKEIEVGFPSASDTDFNFVREIIEGGLIPDDVTIQVLTQAREHLIERTIESLMGAKSVIVHLYNSTSELQRRVVFQQDREGVKQIAVEGAKMVKDRLARLEDAGTKVRLQYSPESFTGTELDYALEVCEAVMDVWQPTPENPVIINLPSTVEMSTPNIYADQIEWMHRHFTRRDAIILSVHPHNDRGTGVAATELAVMAGADRVEGTLFGNGERTGNVDIVTLGLNLFTQGVDPELDFSNINELMETAEYCNQLPIHPRHPYAGELVHTAFSGSHQDAINKGMQAIRKSNDPHWEVPYLPIDPQDIGRDYEAIIRVNSQSGKGGVAYLLETDYKIKLPKAAQADFSQVVQKITDATGKEINSETIWSTFQDEYIAQKDAPYELVSFSSKPIEGSNEREHITAIVDHIGKKHTIEADGNGPISAFVNGLRTEFGLNFRLKDYTEHTRSVGSRAEAAAYIELTVPDEKGRSVFGVGIDTSITMAPIRAVMSAVNRI; this comes from the coding sequence ATGAACCAGATGCATATCGAAAAATACCAAGCCTACCAGCCGGTCAATCTGCCGGACCGGACATGGCCCTCGAAGATCATCGACCATGCGCCGACCTGGTGCAGCGTCGATTTGCGCGACGGCAACCAGGCCCTGATCGACCCGATGGACAGCGCGCGCAAGCACCGCATGTTCAAGACCCTGGTCGAGATGGGTTTCAAGGAGATCGAGGTCGGTTTCCCGAGCGCCTCCGACACCGATTTCAATTTCGTCCGCGAGATCATCGAGGGCGGCCTGATCCCCGACGACGTGACCATCCAGGTCCTGACCCAGGCCCGCGAGCACCTGATCGAGCGCACCATCGAGAGCCTGATGGGTGCGAAGAGCGTGATCGTCCATCTCTACAACTCGACCTCCGAGCTGCAGCGCCGGGTCGTTTTCCAGCAGGACCGCGAGGGCGTGAAGCAGATCGCCGTCGAGGGCGCGAAGATGGTCAAGGACCGTCTCGCCCGCCTGGAAGACGCCGGCACCAAGGTTCGCCTGCAATATTCTCCGGAAAGCTTCACCGGCACCGAGCTGGACTACGCGCTGGAGGTCTGCGAGGCGGTGATGGATGTCTGGCAGCCGACGCCGGAAAACCCCGTCATCATCAACCTGCCGTCCACGGTGGAGATGTCGACCCCGAACATCTATGCCGACCAGATCGAGTGGATGCACCGGCATTTCACGCGCAGGGACGCGATCATCCTTTCCGTGCATCCGCATAACGACAGGGGCACCGGCGTCGCGGCGACGGAGCTGGCGGTCATGGCCGGTGCCGACCGGGTCGAAGGCACCCTGTTCGGCAATGGCGAGCGGACTGGCAATGTCGATATCGTCACCCTGGGCCTGAACCTCTTCACCCAGGGCGTCGATCCGGAACTGGATTTCTCCAACATCAACGAGCTGATGGAAACGGCGGAATATTGCAACCAGCTGCCGATCCATCCGCGCCATCCCTATGCGGGCGAGCTGGTCCACACCGCCTTCTCCGGCTCGCACCAGGACGCGATCAACAAAGGCATGCAGGCGATCCGCAAGAGCAACGATCCGCACTGGGAAGTGCCCTATCTGCCGATCGACCCGCAGGATATCGGCCGCGACTACGAGGCCATCATCCGGGTCAACAGCCAGTCGGGGAAGGGCGGTGTCGCCTACCTGCTCGAGACCGATTACAAGATCAAGTTGCCGAAGGCGGCGCAGGCCGATTTCAGCCAGGTGGTGCAGAAGATCACCGATGCGACCGGCAAGGAGATCAACAGCGAGACCATCTGGTCGACCTTCCAGGATGAGTATATCGCGCAGAAGGATGCGCCTTACGAACTGGTCTCCTTCTCCTCGAAACCGATCGAAGGCTCGAACGAGCGTGAGCACATCACCGCCATTGTCGACCACATTGGCAAGAAGCACACGATCGAGGCGGACGGCAACGGCCCGATCTCGGCCTTCGTCAACGGTTTGCGCACGGAGTTCGGCCTCAATTTCCGGCTCAAGGACTATACCGAGCACACCCGTTCTGTCGGCTCTCGCGCCGAGGCGGCGGCCTATATCGAGCTGACCGTGCCGGACGAGAAGGGCCGGAGCGTTTTCGGAGTCGGCATCGATACCTCGATCACCATGGCGCCGATCCGGGCCGTGATGAGCGCGGTCAACCGGATCTAG
- a CDS encoding branched-chain amino acid ABC transporter permease — MDWGLFTIQMLNGVQLGVLLFLLAAGLTLVFGIMDFVNLAHGSLYMMGAYFCATLTQVTDSFILGVLLALPLTALLGWLVELIVVRALYTHDHLDHVLATFGLILCFDTAVDFIWGPTGMAIPLPAFLDTHVDLVGGHTFPTFRILIICAGLAVAALLYFLVAHTRIGMLIRAGASNRTMVMALGVDIGKLFALVFAVGAAFAGLAGMLIAPITEASIGMGNEIIIVAFVVIIIGGIGSIKGAFVAAMLVGLIDTMGRSFLDQLLKLFMSSQNAETSAPALSAMAIYVLMAVVLAFRPQGLFPPKVR, encoded by the coding sequence GTGGACTGGGGACTTTTCACAATTCAGATGCTGAACGGCGTTCAGCTCGGCGTGCTGCTGTTCCTGCTCGCCGCGGGGCTGACGCTGGTCTTCGGGATCATGGATTTCGTCAATCTCGCGCATGGTTCGCTCTACATGATGGGCGCCTATTTCTGCGCCACGCTGACCCAGGTGACGGACTCGTTCATCCTCGGCGTGCTGCTCGCGCTCCCCTTGACGGCCTTGCTGGGCTGGCTGGTTGAACTGATCGTGGTGCGTGCGCTCTACACGCACGACCATCTGGACCATGTGCTCGCCACCTTCGGCCTGATCCTTTGCTTCGACACTGCGGTCGATTTCATCTGGGGACCGACCGGTATGGCGATCCCGCTGCCGGCTTTCCTCGACACGCATGTCGATCTGGTCGGCGGCCATACCTTCCCGACCTTCCGTATTCTCATCATCTGCGCCGGGCTCGCCGTCGCGGCGCTGCTTTATTTCCTCGTGGCGCATACCCGCATCGGGATGCTGATCCGGGCCGGTGCGTCCAACCGCACCATGGTGATGGCGCTCGGCGTCGATATCGGCAAGCTGTTCGCGCTGGTCTTCGCCGTGGGCGCCGCCTTCGCAGGACTCGCCGGCATGCTGATCGCCCCGATCACGGAAGCCAGTATCGGCATGGGCAACGAGATCATCATCGTCGCCTTTGTCGTGATCATCATCGGCGGCATCGGCTCGATCAAGGGCGCCTTCGTCGCCGCGATGCTGGTCGGGCTGATCGACACGATGGGGCGTTCCTTCCTCGATCAATTGCTGAAGCTCTTCATGTCCTCGCAGAATGCCGAGACCTCGGCGCCGGCGCTCTCCGCCATGGCGATCTACGTGCTGATGGCCGTGGTGCTCGCCTTCCGGCCCCAGGGCCTGTTCCCGCCGAAGGTGCGCTGA
- a CDS encoding sulfotransferase family protein, whose product MAQEANVPDEVADIVRKAIGAFQENSLSDAIIGLEAALRYPMPEETCRDICCQLSDWCTRTGDLGRARRHLIRAILLMPGDTRTRLEYAELALVDSPALGLPELLAQVRRDRSARSALSLARIFLRRGEVKRSVALARLGNARERKTRGLSRTAILDQWNERKNRLVHLRPHWQRRDWYFGQRGDVQNVFICGVPRSGSTLLELMLLSMEGVASVGESPEVQECLAAGLAGKPALTLRDLKVPAKIVLNKLMDNIYLADFILEKIRNAKILIINRNPESVFFSNYMQKYQSDWDICYEDSTLADFIDDVRKRSEMLAAQWPGRVMAIDYEQLTRDPLRTFMKISVLLGLEGDRFDGQHLRADTVHTASKLAVRQPLRDDMNQKYLKAARFMPYLRNRYS is encoded by the coding sequence ATGGCGCAAGAGGCCAACGTTCCGGATGAGGTCGCTGATATCGTTCGCAAAGCGATTGGTGCATTTCAGGAAAACTCGCTGTCCGACGCCATCATCGGTCTCGAAGCCGCCCTCCGGTACCCGATGCCTGAAGAGACCTGTCGAGACATCTGCTGTCAGTTAAGCGATTGGTGCACCAGGACGGGCGATCTGGGGCGCGCTAGACGTCATCTCATTCGGGCGATCCTCTTAATGCCGGGAGATACCCGAACCCGTTTGGAATATGCCGAACTCGCATTGGTGGACAGTCCGGCACTCGGGCTTCCGGAGTTACTGGCCCAGGTAAGGCGGGATAGGAGCGCACGATCGGCACTGTCTCTGGCCCGCATATTTCTACGGCGTGGCGAGGTGAAGCGGTCCGTGGCGCTCGCGCGGCTTGGGAATGCGCGGGAACGCAAAACCCGTGGGCTCTCCCGGACGGCGATACTCGATCAGTGGAACGAGAGGAAAAATCGCCTCGTACATCTCCGGCCGCACTGGCAGCGCCGCGACTGGTATTTCGGGCAGCGCGGCGATGTTCAGAATGTCTTCATCTGCGGTGTTCCAAGATCCGGCAGTACGTTGCTTGAACTGATGCTGCTCAGTATGGAAGGGGTCGCCTCCGTCGGTGAATCTCCGGAAGTTCAGGAATGCCTGGCCGCCGGATTAGCTGGAAAGCCCGCGCTCACCCTGCGCGATCTGAAGGTGCCTGCGAAGATTGTTCTGAACAAGCTGATGGACAATATCTATTTGGCGGATTTCATCCTTGAGAAGATCCGGAATGCCAAGATTCTGATTATAAACAGAAATCCCGAAAGCGTGTTTTTCAGCAACTACATGCAGAAGTACCAAAGCGATTGGGATATCTGTTACGAAGACTCGACCCTGGCGGACTTCATTGACGACGTCAGGAAGCGATCAGAAATGCTCGCGGCGCAATGGCCGGGTCGGGTCATGGCAATCGACTACGAACAACTGACCCGCGATCCTCTCCGGACGTTTATGAAGATATCCGTACTCCTCGGGCTCGAAGGCGACCGTTTCGACGGCCAGCATTTGCGCGCCGACACGGTACACACGGCGAGCAAGCTCGCGGTTCGGCAGCCGTTACGGGATGACATGAATCAGAAATATCTCAAGGCAGCCCGATTCATGCCGTACCTGCGAAATCGATATAGCTAG
- a CDS encoding ABC transporter ATP-binding protein has protein sequence MLRIEAIETFYGASQVLFGMSLEVGANEVVTLMGRNGMGKTTTVNSIMGIVRPAAGRITFENDEITNAPAHLIARHGLGLVPEGRQVFPNLSVRENLVATAANRFGARDPWTVERVLTMFPELEARITSMANLLSGGEQQMLAIGRALMTNPKLLILDEATEGLAPLIRKEIWHCLERLKVEGQAILVIDKNIDDLKRIADRHYIVEKGKVVWSGTSAELDANAELVQEKLGV, from the coding sequence ATGCTGAGAATTGAGGCAATCGAGACCTTCTACGGCGCCAGCCAGGTGCTGTTCGGCATGAGCCTTGAGGTTGGTGCGAACGAGGTGGTCACGCTCATGGGCCGCAACGGCATGGGCAAGACCACGACGGTCAATTCCATCATGGGCATCGTCCGCCCTGCGGCGGGCCGCATCACCTTCGAGAATGACGAGATCACCAACGCGCCGGCGCATCTGATCGCCCGGCACGGGCTCGGCCTCGTACCGGAGGGGCGCCAGGTTTTCCCGAACCTCTCGGTGCGAGAGAATCTCGTCGCGACCGCGGCGAACCGTTTCGGTGCGCGGGATCCGTGGACCGTCGAGCGCGTGCTGACCATGTTCCCGGAGCTGGAGGCGCGTATCACCTCGATGGCCAACCTGCTCTCCGGCGGCGAGCAGCAGATGCTCGCCATCGGCCGTGCATTGATGACGAACCCGAAGCTGCTGATCCTCGACGAAGCGACCGAGGGACTGGCGCCGTTGATCCGCAAGGAGATCTGGCACTGTCTTGAGCGGTTGAAAGTAGAAGGCCAGGCGATCCTCGTCATCGACAAGAATATCGACGATCTGAAACGGATCGCCGACCGGCACTATATCGTCGAAAAAGGCAAGGTCGTCTGGTCCGGGACGAGTGCCGAGCTCGATGCGAACGCAGAGTTGGTGCAGGAAAAGCTCGGGGTTTGA
- the hemA gene encoding 5-aminolevulinate synthase, which translates to MNLFDICQDKLNRIKAEDRYRVFADLEKQADKYPYYKHYRDGRVEQVLVWCSNDYLAMGGSDLLVNAVHEAVDQTGVGAGGTRNISGTSHYHVELEAELADWHRKEAALLFTSGYIANEASLSTLLSASPNMDVFSDQKNHASMIQGIRKGTARRHIFRHNDLEHLRELLEAADPESHKMVAFESVYSMDGDIGKIEEICDLAHEFNAITYLDEVHAVGMYGPRGAGIAERDGVLDKVDLIEGTLGKAVGVHGGYLAGPAHVLDYIRSVAPGFIFTTSLPPITAAAAAASIRHLKVSGQERAMQQRQAARLKQAFADAGLPVMPSESHIVPLLVGDPAKARDFSNRLLYDHNIYVTAINYPTVDKGTERLRFTPTPRHTDAMIEDLVDILVPMFNEAGIRKRA; encoded by the coding sequence GTGAACCTCTTTGACATCTGCCAGGACAAGCTGAACCGGATTAAGGCCGAGGACCGCTATCGGGTCTTCGCCGATCTGGAAAAGCAGGCGGACAAATATCCGTACTACAAGCACTATCGCGACGGTCGCGTGGAACAGGTGCTTGTCTGGTGCTCCAACGACTATCTGGCGATGGGCGGCAGCGACCTGTTGGTGAACGCAGTGCACGAGGCGGTCGACCAGACCGGCGTCGGCGCCGGCGGAACGCGGAATATCTCCGGCACCAGCCATTACCATGTCGAGCTTGAGGCGGAACTCGCGGACTGGCACCGGAAGGAAGCTGCGCTGCTTTTTACTTCGGGCTATATCGCCAACGAGGCCAGCCTTTCGACCCTGCTCAGCGCCTCGCCGAACATGGATGTGTTCTCCGACCAGAAGAACCACGCATCCATGATCCAGGGCATCCGCAAAGGCACGGCTCGCCGGCACATCTTCCGTCATAACGACCTGGAGCATCTGCGCGAACTTCTGGAAGCCGCCGATCCCGAAAGCCACAAGATGGTGGCCTTCGAGAGCGTTTATTCTATGGACGGCGATATCGGGAAAATCGAAGAGATCTGCGATCTCGCGCACGAGTTCAATGCGATCACCTATCTCGACGAGGTCCATGCGGTCGGCATGTACGGCCCGCGCGGGGCCGGGATCGCGGAGCGGGACGGCGTGCTCGACAAGGTCGACCTGATCGAAGGGACGCTCGGCAAGGCGGTCGGGGTGCATGGCGGCTATCTCGCCGGCCCGGCGCATGTGCTGGACTATATCCGCAGCGTTGCCCCCGGCTTCATCTTCACCACCTCACTGCCCCCGATCACCGCGGCCGCAGCGGCGGCCAGCATCCGGCACCTGAAGGTCAGCGGGCAGGAACGGGCGATGCAGCAGCGCCAGGCGGCGCGCCTGAAGCAGGCCTTCGCCGATGCCGGTCTGCCGGTGATGCCGTCGGAAAGCCATATCGTGCCACTGCTGGTCGGCGACCCGGCCAAGGCGCGCGATTTCTCCAACCGGCTGCTTTACGATCACAATATCTATGTGACCGCGATCAATTATCCGACCGTGGACAAGGGGACCGAGCGCTTGCGCTTCACCCCGACGCCGCGCCACACGGACGCGATGATCGAGGATCTGGTCGATATCCTGGTGCCGATGTTCAACGAGGCCGGGATCCGGAAGAGGGCCTAG
- a CDS encoding ABC transporter substrate-binding protein yields the protein MYKKITALAALGALLAAPAVAADKVKIGFVTTITTPAGVIGQDMVDAVNLAVEDIGGKMGGLDVELIIEDDGFKPPIGKQKVDKLVKKDDVDFVAGFIWSHVLLASKKSALDAGKFLISSNAGPSQVAGKQCDKNFFSTSWQNDQTPMAMGEVLNQNGVKSVYVMAPNYAAGKNMIAGVERTFKGEVVGRDLTKWGKDAQLDFSAELAKAKASGAEALWVFYPGKAGGALIKQYEQAGLLGELPLYTVFTVDSIALPKLQAGNLGGVMGSLNTQHWGPDLDNPQNKKFVEGFKKKYGRYPSFYAAQSYDTIFLIKSAVEAVNGNLDDMDGMRAAMEKADFPSTRGKFSYGNNHFPIQNFYLREVVADADGVWTTKIVKTVLENHQDPYAKDCKM from the coding sequence ATGTACAAAAAAATAACGGCCCTTGCGGCCCTGGGAGCTTTGCTGGCTGCGCCGGCAGTGGCGGCCGACAAGGTGAAGATCGGTTTCGTCACCACAATCACGACCCCGGCTGGCGTCATCGGTCAGGACATGGTCGATGCGGTCAATCTCGCGGTCGAGGATATCGGCGGCAAGATGGGCGGTCTGGATGTCGAGCTCATCATCGAGGATGACGGTTTCAAGCCGCCGATCGGCAAGCAGAAAGTCGATAAGCTGGTGAAGAAGGACGATGTCGATTTCGTCGCCGGTTTCATCTGGTCACACGTTCTGCTCGCCTCGAAGAAGTCGGCTCTCGATGCCGGCAAGTTCCTGATCAGCTCCAATGCGGGGCCGTCGCAGGTCGCGGGCAAGCAATGCGACAAGAATTTCTTCTCGACCTCCTGGCAGAACGACCAGACGCCGATGGCGATGGGCGAGGTGCTGAACCAGAACGGCGTCAAGTCGGTCTACGTGATGGCGCCGAACTATGCCGCCGGCAAGAACATGATCGCCGGTGTCGAGCGGACTTTCAAAGGCGAGGTGGTCGGCCGCGATCTCACCAAATGGGGCAAGGACGCGCAGCTCGATTTCTCCGCCGAACTGGCGAAGGCGAAGGCTTCCGGAGCGGAAGCGCTCTGGGTCTTCTATCCGGGCAAGGCGGGCGGCGCTCTGATCAAGCAGTATGAGCAGGCCGGCCTGCTCGGCGAGCTGCCGCTTTATACTGTGTTCACTGTCGACTCGATCGCTCTGCCGAAGCTCCAGGCGGGCAATCTCGGTGGTGTCATGGGCTCGCTCAATACCCAGCATTGGGGGCCGGATCTCGACAACCCGCAGAACAAGAAGTTCGTCGAAGGCTTCAAGAAGAAATACGGCCGCTACCCGTCCTTTTATGCGGCCCAGTCCTACGACACGATCTTCCTGATCAAAAGCGCGGTCGAGGCGGTTAACGGCAACCTGGACGACATGGACGGCATGCGGGCCGCTATGGAGAAGGCCGACTTCCCGTCCACGCGCGGCAAGTTCAGCTACGGGAACAACCACTTCCCGATCCAGAACTTCTACCTGCGTGAGGTCGTCGCGGATGCGGACGGCGTCTGGACGACCAAGATCGTCAAGACGGTGCTCGAGAACCACCAGGATCCGTACGCCAAGGACTGCAAGATGTGA